Proteins from a single region of Hydrogenimonas thermophila:
- a CDS encoding SDR family NAD(P)-dependent oxidoreductase, translating to MKTIFITGTNSGIGKALTETYLKNRNKVYGIGKKEKPTIEDENFHYISLDLHAIESIFLKLSNFLKNVNSIDIAILNAGILGEIKEMQKTSLYEIETVMQINVWANKVILDTFIDLQIPVKQIIGISSGAAVNASKGWGSYSLSKSALNMLLKLYSREMEKTHITALAPGVIETPMVQHIIEDIDPVRYPSVQRLKNGTIMQPDEAAKLLIKAFEKVKKYESGSFLDIRTME from the coding sequence TTGAAAACTATTTTTATTACAGGTACAAATTCTGGAATCGGAAAAGCGTTAACAGAGACATATCTTAAAAATAGAAATAAAGTTTATGGTATTGGAAAAAAAGAAAAACCAACTATAGAAGATGAAAATTTTCACTATATATCACTTGATTTGCATGCCATAGAAAGTATATTTTTAAAACTATCAAACTTTTTGAAAAATGTTAATTCGATAGATATTGCTATATTAAATGCAGGCATACTTGGAGAGATTAAAGAGATGCAAAAGACTTCTCTTTATGAAATTGAAACTGTAATGCAAATAAATGTCTGGGCAAATAAAGTTATTCTTGACACTTTTATAGATTTACAAATACCCGTAAAACAGATTATCGGCATCTCTTCTGGAGCAGCTGTAAATGCAAGTAAAGGATGGGGAAGCTACTCTCTTTCAAAATCAGCACTCAATATGTTACTAAAACTTTACAGCAGAGAGATGGAAAAGACACATATAACAGCATTGGCTCCCGGTGTTATAGAAACGCCAATGGTACAACATATTATTGAAGATATTGATCCTGTACGTTATCCATCTGTACAACGCTTAAAAAATGGAACAATTATGCAGCCTGATGAAGCAGCTAAACTACTTATAAAAGCTTTTGAAAAAGTTAAAAAATATGAAAGTGGAAGTTTTCTGGATATAAGAACGATGGAGTAA
- a CDS encoding Hsp20/alpha crystallin family protein, with protein MLVTRFDPFAEIRELEKRLLSAVNVPAAAENDKEVVNAFVPSVNTREDENNYMVEIDLPGVKKEDIKVNIDPEKRTLTISGERKFKEEVKKEDYYKIESSYGKFMRTFSLPENVDLENIDAKTEEGVLHITLPKIKKEETEIKEIPVK; from the coding sequence ATGTTGGTTACACGATTTGATCCATTTGCTGAAATCCGAGAACTTGAAAAGAGATTACTAAGTGCTGTAAATGTCCCTGCTGCTGCAGAAAATGATAAAGAGGTTGTCAATGCGTTTGTTCCAAGTGTAAATACTAGAGAAGATGAAAACAACTATATGGTAGAGATCGATCTTCCTGGTGTTAAAAAAGAGGATATTAAAGTCAATATTGATCCTGAAAAACGTACATTGACTATCTCTGGAGAGCGAAAATTTAAAGAAGAGGTTAAAAAAGAGGATTACTATAAGATAGAATCAAGCTATGGTAAATTTATGAGAACATTCTCTCTTCCTGAAAATGTTGATCTTGAAAATATAGATGCTAAAACAGAAGAGGGTGTTCTTCATATAACTTTACCAAAAATTAAGAAAGAAGAGACAGAGATAAAAGAGATCCCTGTAAAATAA
- a CDS encoding thiazole synthase gives MSDVLKIGKYEFKSRLIVGSGKYPDFQTTRDATLASGSEMITVAVRRVNITNPDEENLMDYFKDTNVKFLPNSAGCTTAEEAITLFRLTREATGIDLIKLEVIGDTQKTLYPDVIETIKACEVLAKDGFTVMAYTNDDPIIAKRLEDAGAAAVMPLAAPIGSGLGVQNRYNVVFVREAVNVPVIVDAGIGQASDAAAAMELGADAVLTNTAIAQAKDPIKMAEAMKHAVIAGRLSYLAGRIPKRPYATASSPVDGMIQF, from the coding sequence ATGAGTGATGTTTTAAAAATAGGTAAGTATGAGTTTAAAAGTCGTTTGATTGTTGGTAGTGGTAAGTATCCTGACTTTCAAACTACAAGAGATGCTACTTTGGCAAGTGGTTCGGAAATGATTACTGTTGCTGTTAGACGTGTCAATATTACCAATCCGGATGAAGAGAATTTGATGGATTATTTTAAAGATACAAATGTTAAATTCCTTCCAAACAGTGCCGGATGTACAACAGCTGAAGAGGCTATTACACTGTTTCGTCTTACACGTGAGGCTACCGGTATTGATTTGATTAAGCTAGAAGTCATCGGTGATACACAAAAAACTCTCTATCCGGATGTCATTGAAACCATAAAAGCGTGTGAAGTATTGGCTAAAGATGGCTTTACTGTTATGGCTTATACCAATGATGATCCTATTATCGCTAAGCGTTTGGAAGATGCAGGAGCAGCAGCTGTTATGCCATTAGCAGCACCAATTGGAAGTGGACTTGGAGTACAGAATCGTTACAATGTTGTATTTGTTCGTGAAGCAGTTAATGTTCCTGTAATTGTTGATGCAGGAATAGGTCAAGCAAGTGATGCAGCAGCAGCAATGGAGCTTGGTGCAGATGCTGTTTTAACAAATACTGCGATTGCTCAGGCTAAAGATCCAATTAAAATGGCTGAAGCTATGAAACATGCTGTTATTGCAGGAAGACTAAGTTATCTTGCTGGTAGAATTCCAAAAAGACCATATGCAACGGCATCTAGTCCAGTTGATGGAATGATTCAATTCTAA
- a CDS encoding sodium-dependent transporter: MKIAQFSRIGFIMAAAGSAVGLGNIWKFPYMTGEYGGGAFVLVYLITITFIGFSVMIAEMLIGSLGRKDTVGSFEELAPPNKKGWKYAGFMGFNGLIIMTFYSVVIGWIFYYLFEIFSGLPTSTDMAKETFDNLVANEAGIQLFWHTVATIIVTYIVYRGIKGGIEKINLILMPALMLILFGMLIYAFNLDGFSKAFSFMFAPDWSKLNSEAIVRAVGHSFFTLSLGMGAIMTYAASLPKHTSITQTAFIVTFMDTLIALVAGLVIYTFLFTEGAPPSQGPGLVFISLPVVLSNFGTVGTVLALLFFLALSFAGLTSAVSLVEPVVQYIIDRFNQSRFKAVLIAGSAYYLIGVGALLSYTKDYGNIFSIGGKPLFDLLEYTTDSILLPLGGLLIAIFVGYILQKERVYSVLKNEMGKRYFDIWLFSIRYIAPLALLFMMLNLMGILKI, from the coding sequence ATGAAAATAGCACAGTTTAGTCGGATCGGCTTCATTATGGCTGCAGCCGGTTCTGCCGTTGGACTTGGCAATATATGGAAATTTCCCTATATGACTGGAGAGTATGGCGGTGGCGCATTTGTACTTGTCTACCTAATAACAATTACATTTATAGGTTTTTCAGTTATGATAGCTGAAATGCTCATAGGATCTCTTGGACGCAAAGATACCGTTGGAAGTTTTGAAGAGTTGGCGCCTCCAAATAAAAAGGGATGGAAATATGCTGGCTTTATGGGATTTAACGGTTTAATTATTATGACTTTTTATTCGGTTGTTATAGGGTGGATTTTCTACTATCTTTTTGAAATATTTTCAGGACTGCCAACCTCTACTGATATGGCAAAAGAGACTTTTGACAATCTTGTAGCTAATGAAGCAGGTATTCAACTCTTTTGGCATACTGTTGCTACCATTATTGTCACTTACATTGTTTACCGTGGAATTAAAGGTGGTATTGAAAAAATCAACCTTATTTTAATGCCTGCATTGATGCTGATACTTTTTGGTATGCTTATTTATGCTTTTAATCTGGATGGCTTTTCCAAAGCATTCTCTTTTATGTTTGCTCCTGACTGGAGCAAGCTTAACTCTGAAGCAATTGTTCGAGCTGTAGGACACTCTTTCTTTACTCTTTCACTTGGTATGGGTGCTATTATGACATATGCAGCTTCTCTTCCTAAACACACAAGCATTACGCAAACTGCTTTTATTGTTACCTTTATGGACACACTCATAGCTTTGGTTGCAGGTTTGGTAATTTATACATTTCTTTTTACAGAGGGAGCACCGCCTTCACAAGGACCAGGGCTTGTGTTTATCTCTTTACCGGTAGTTCTATCTAACTTTGGTACAGTCGGTACAGTTTTAGCTCTTCTTTTTTTCCTGGCACTCAGTTTTGCAGGATTAACATCTGCCGTATCACTGGTAGAGCCGGTTGTTCAATATATAATAGATCGTTTCAATCAAAGCCGATTTAAAGCTGTTTTAATTGCAGGTAGTGCCTACTATCTTATAGGTGTTGGTGCACTGCTTAGTTATACTAAAGATTATGGAAATATTTTTTCTATTGGGGGCAAACCTCTTTTTGATCTGCTTGAATATACAACCGACTCCATTCTCCTGCCACTTGGAGGATTATTGATTGCTATATTTGTAGGTTACATTTTGCAAAAAGAGAGAGTCTACTCTGTACTAAAAAATGAAATGGGTAAAAGGTATTTTGATATATGGCTTTTTAGCATCCGCTATATTGCACCGTTGGCACTGCTTTTTATGATGCTTAATTTAATGGGGATTTTAAAAATATAA
- a CDS encoding DNA/RNA non-specific endonuclease: MLRKIVIYALLSINLIYARIPAGLYNNGQSDNTLIKKHIPFGIDMSKAKLQCDQTLVNIAYVSCFNYKTNTPLWSSYTITAKDVAGHSKRYRNFLYDKRVPKRHRVKPSDYTKSGYDRGHLCPNAVADGQNLKKQAQTFLMTNIAPQHPKLNREGWNYLEKAVRKWIKKRGKLNVITGVWFDDNQKQIGRRKQPKISIPAYWYKIIYDPNKNESIAFWMPNSPVGRREWIRYKTTIDEIEKKTGIDFYARLQRIKQIKMERTNGKF; encoded by the coding sequence TTGCTACGTAAAATAGTGATTTATGCACTATTGAGTATCAATTTAATCTATGCACGTATCCCAGCAGGTTTATACAATAACGGTCAATCTGACAATACACTTATTAAAAAACATATTCCATTTGGCATAGATATGTCAAAAGCAAAACTTCAATGTGATCAAACACTTGTAAATATTGCATATGTTTCATGTTTTAACTATAAAACCAATACACCTCTTTGGAGCAGTTATACCATAACAGCTAAAGATGTTGCAGGACACTCAAAACGATACCGTAACTTTCTTTATGACAAACGTGTACCTAAGCGACATAGAGTCAAACCATCTGACTATACCAAAAGTGGATATGATCGAGGTCATTTATGCCCAAATGCTGTAGCAGATGGACAAAATCTTAAAAAGCAGGCACAAACATTTTTAATGACAAATATTGCTCCACAACATCCAAAACTAAATAGAGAGGGATGGAACTACCTTGAAAAAGCAGTAAGAAAGTGGATTAAAAAAAGAGGTAAACTAAATGTTATAACAGGTGTATGGTTTGATGACAATCAAAAACAGATAGGCAGACGTAAACAACCAAAAATTTCAATACCTGCATACTGGTATAAAATCATATATGATCCAAATAAAAATGAATCTATCGCTTTTTGGATGCCAAATAGTCCTGTAGGAAGAAGAGAGTGGATCCGTTACAAAACAACGATAGATGAGATAGAGAAAAAAACTGGAATTGACTTTTATGCTAGATTACAACGTATTAAGCAGATAAAGATGGAAAGAACAAATGGTAAGTTCTAA
- a CDS encoding YqiA/YcfP family alpha/beta fold hydrolase: MIIYIHGFASSGMGAKAQIIRNHFKKEAIAPSLSYIPDLAVDTLKQLIERFVSYEPVHLIGSSLGGYYAIHLAETYDLKAVLINPSIKPYETLSAYVGNVTHFHDLTTFEWSNRHIEMLKQLEVKSISKPERFLLMLQTGDETLDYRVAKDKLQGANMIIEKGGSHAFDGFENHLKDIEQFFF, from the coding sequence ATGATTATATATATTCACGGTTTTGCAAGTAGCGGTATGGGAGCTAAAGCACAAATCATAAGAAATCATTTCAAAAAAGAAGCTATAGCTCCGTCACTCTCATATATTCCTGACTTAGCTGTTGATACTTTAAAACAGTTAATAGAAAGGTTTGTTTCATATGAACCGGTTCACCTAATTGGTTCATCGCTTGGAGGATACTATGCCATTCATCTGGCAGAAACATATGATCTTAAAGCTGTACTTATAAACCCTTCCATAAAACCGTATGAGACACTTTCAGCTTATGTTGGAAATGTTACACATTTTCATGACCTAACGACATTTGAGTGGAGCAATCGTCATATTGAAATGTTAAAACAACTGGAAGTAAAATCAATATCTAAGCCTGAACGATTTTTGCTTATGCTTCAAACAGGTGATGAAACACTTGACTATCGTGTTGCAAAAGATAAACTTCAAGGTGCAAATATGATTATCGAAAAGGGTGGGTCTCATGCATTTGATGGATTTGAAAACCACTTGAAAGATATTGAACAATTTTTCTTCTAA
- a CDS encoding S1C family serine protease, giving the protein MNGNYFKRLFALTLSILFLMTAWQMLPLIQELIIMQNAQPRAITPRGDLAEDEKTTIELFNKTKDSVVYISTAKAVIDPWTRNIYNIPKGTGSGFVWDHIGHIVTNYHVVQGASEARVRLSDGRDYPAVLIGASPSHDLAVLRINVPIKRPQPVPIGTSHDLKVGQKTFAIGNPFGLDWTLTTGIISALDRSMTEENGAVIRHLIQTDAAINPGNSGGPLLDSAGRLIGVNTAIYSPSGAYAGIGFAIPIDTVNRIVPQLIAYGKYLEPSLGIEVDERINQIAQARLGFDGVMVLRVIPGTSAYKAGLQGIVIYPDGSFEPGDIILSIDGKAVKSVSDIRDTLENYKVGDVVSVEIARDGKIIKKELILEAARG; this is encoded by the coding sequence ATGAATGGAAACTATTTTAAAAGACTCTTTGCTTTAACATTAAGTATTCTGTTTTTAATGACAGCTTGGCAAATGTTGCCATTAATTCAAGAGCTTATTATTATGCAAAATGCACAGCCAAGAGCTATTACTCCAAGAGGTGACTTGGCTGAAGATGAAAAAACAACAATTGAACTCTTTAACAAGACAAAAGACTCTGTTGTATACATATCAACTGCAAAAGCAGTTATTGATCCTTGGACACGCAATATATACAATATTCCCAAAGGAACCGGTTCAGGGTTTGTTTGGGATCATATAGGGCATATAGTAACCAACTACCACGTCGTACAAGGAGCCAGTGAAGCTAGAGTAAGATTAAGTGACGGTCGCGACTATCCAGCAGTCTTAATAGGAGCATCTCCTTCTCATGACTTAGCAGTGTTACGTATAAATGTTCCTATAAAACGACCTCAACCTGTTCCTATTGGTACTAGCCACGATCTTAAAGTTGGTCAAAAAACATTTGCTATTGGAAACCCTTTTGGATTGGACTGGACACTAACAACCGGAATTATCTCTGCACTTGATAGATCTATGACAGAAGAAAATGGTGCAGTTATACGCCATCTTATTCAGACAGATGCAGCTATCAATCCAGGCAACTCAGGTGGACCTCTGCTTGATAGTGCAGGACGACTAATAGGTGTAAATACTGCTATTTATAGTCCATCAGGAGCATATGCCGGTATAGGTTTTGCTATTCCTATAGACACTGTAAATCGCATTGTTCCTCAACTTATCGCTTATGGAAAATATCTTGAACCTTCATTAGGAATAGAGGTTGATGAACGCATTAACCAAATTGCTCAAGCTAGACTAGGATTTGATGGAGTTATGGTACTTAGGGTAATTCCAGGAACTTCTGCATATAAAGCTGGTCTTCAAGGCATAGTAATATACCCAGATGGATCATTTGAACCGGGCGATATAATTCTCTCTATCGATGGGAAAGCTGTTAAATCAGTTAGTGATATCAGAGACACTCTTGAAAACTATAAAGTTGGGGATGTAGTGAGTGTAGAAATTGCAAGAGATGGAAAAATTATAAAAAAAGAGTTGATTTTAGAAGCAGCCAGAGGTTAA
- the rmuC gene encoding DNA recombination protein RmuC — protein MQIPLEWVYFIIGIFTGITFAGFISYIFFQSRHREVKEQAIQQLLEKETQIDRLTEQNSSFLEELQNVKQLLDDERVRNATLSERVNYLGSFEEIATSLEEKNLELEKEVSELTIRLEEERKSTQNSIKELKEAKEIMQKEFKLLASEIIERNSERFSNISKERVEEVLKPLKQQVNDFKKRVEEVHTLETKEMATLLNEIKTLKELNNRISEDAINLTRALKGESKQQGIWGEMVLERVLKASGLREGEEFEREVSLQDGDSKRFRPDVIVHLPDDRDIIIDAKTSLVAYEQYVNAEDEEKRAHFAKLHLEAVKSHIDKLSDKSYSSLEGVNTLDFIFMFMPIEGALMLALQTDPTLYDKAFAKHIVLVSPTTLLVALRAVENTWRHERQNQNALEIARKAGALYDKFVGFAEDLEKVGKQLDTVQKTYDSAWKKLTDGRGNIVRRIEELHELGARASKRIPKRLSDAAGADISVIEE, from the coding sequence ATGCAAATCCCTTTAGAATGGGTCTATTTTATAATTGGTATCTTTACAGGCATAACTTTTGCAGGATTTATTAGTTATATTTTTTTTCAGTCCAGACATCGTGAAGTTAAAGAGCAAGCTATACAGCAACTTTTAGAGAAAGAGACGCAGATTGACAGATTGACAGAACAAAATAGCAGCTTTCTTGAAGAGTTGCAAAATGTTAAACAGCTTTTAGATGATGAAAGGGTGCGTAATGCGACATTGAGTGAAAGAGTTAACTATCTTGGTTCTTTTGAAGAGATTGCAACATCACTTGAAGAGAAGAATTTAGAGCTTGAAAAAGAGGTAAGTGAATTGACTATACGCCTTGAGGAAGAGCGTAAAAGTACTCAAAACAGCATCAAAGAGCTTAAAGAGGCAAAAGAGATAATGCAAAAAGAGTTTAAGCTTCTTGCCTCTGAGATTATAGAGCGAAATAGTGAACGGTTTAGCAATATTTCAAAAGAGAGAGTAGAAGAGGTGCTTAAACCTTTAAAGCAGCAGGTGAATGATTTTAAAAAGAGGGTAGAAGAGGTTCATACACTTGAGACAAAAGAGATGGCAACTCTTCTTAATGAGATTAAAACACTTAAAGAGTTAAATAACCGTATAAGTGAAGATGCAATCAATTTAACAAGAGCATTAAAGGGTGAAAGTAAGCAGCAGGGTATTTGGGGTGAGATGGTACTTGAAAGAGTACTGAAGGCATCTGGTTTAAGAGAAGGAGAAGAGTTTGAGCGTGAAGTTAGTCTGCAAGATGGTGACAGTAAACGTTTCAGGCCTGATGTTATTGTTCATTTGCCAGATGACAGAGATATCATTATAGATGCAAAAACTTCACTTGTTGCTTATGAACAGTATGTTAATGCAGAAGATGAAGAGAAGAGGGCACACTTTGCCAAACTGCATTTAGAAGCTGTAAAAAGCCATATTGACAAGCTTAGTGACAAGAGCTATAGTTCGCTTGAAGGTGTAAATACACTTGATTTTATATTTATGTTTATGCCTATTGAAGGGGCACTTATGCTTGCCTTGCAGACTGATCCGACTCTTTATGACAAAGCTTTTGCTAAACATATTGTTCTTGTAAGCCCTACAACACTGTTAGTTGCCCTAAGAGCTGTAGAGAATACTTGGCGACATGAAAGACAAAATCAAAATGCTTTAGAGATAGCCCGTAAAGCAGGTGCACTGTATGATAAATTTGTAGGGTTTGCTGAAGACCTTGAAAAAGTAGGAAAACAGCTTGATACGGTACAAAAAACATATGACAGTGCTTGGAAAAAGTTGACAGATGGAAGAGGTAACATTGTAAGGCGTATTGAAGAGTTACATGAGTTAGGGGCTAGAGCATCCAAAAGAATTCCAAAGAGACTTTCAGATGCTGCCGGTGCTGATATATCTGTTATAGAAGAGTAA